A genomic region of Methanobacterium sp. SMA-27 contains the following coding sequences:
- a CDS encoding tautomerase family protein has product MPMVQINVWKGFEQDKVDYLIKNITKVFTEVDVPAEAVEILIYEVPKSHWGVGGESCSIKFKDIGPKE; this is encoded by the coding sequence ATGCCTATGGTACAAATAAATGTGTGGAAAGGTTTTGAACAAGATAAGGTAGACTATCTAATTAAAAATATAACTAAAGTGTTTACTGAGGTTGATGTTCCTGCAGAAGCTGTTGAAATCCTAATATATGAAGTACCAAAATCTCACTGGGGTGTTGGTGGAGAATCATGTTCAATAAAATTTAAGGATATAGGTCCAAAGGAATGA
- a CDS encoding DUF3795 domain-containing protein codes for MDKEFQNKSLIAPCGINCAVCMRYLREKNKCPGCRADDTNKLITCIRCIIKNCEFFKDENADFCFECNDFPCDKMEHIDKRYRNRYNTSLIENLEDIKNFGIKKFLKNENAKWTCLGCGGTISVHKGYCSNCGL; via the coding sequence TTGGATAAGGAATTTCAAAATAAATCTCTCATAGCGCCATGTGGAATAAATTGTGCTGTTTGTATGCGTTATTTAAGAGAGAAGAATAAATGTCCGGGTTGCAGGGCTGATGATACAAATAAATTAATTACTTGTATAAGATGTATAATTAAAAATTGTGAATTTTTTAAAGATGAAAATGCAGATTTCTGTTTTGAATGTAATGATTTTCCATGCGATAAAATGGAACATATTGACAAGAGATACAGAAACAGGTACAACACGAGCTTGATAGAAAATCTTGAAGATATTAAGAATTTCGGAATAAAAAAATTTTTAAAAAATGAAAATGCAAAGTGGACTTGTTTGGGGTGTGGTGGCACAATTTCTGTTCATAAAGGATATTGTAGTAATTGTGGGCTTTGA
- a CDS encoding transglutaminase domain-containing protein produces MKRHLLLAMLLLFSITLLSTDYIYATTPNQQNSDIIANTNIVGEITADVQQDVKSTANIQQTTVGTLNDVQAVSNTVTSQKATKNAVKTVSSSVTSYKSSKNSVKIQSASEAAGDVNNNKAAGTQTTVKSTTVTYTLSNIKDAASRVKIFVESKKKLPKYVQMGTRQITMPQFLQLLTAGLTQVNRGSTGSITLKSVETSLKPTQNLKSGTIKKSEYLVIAGRINSFINSNGRIPNFASSSLGKIQYESLVYMYSRIMNYQSVNKDLPNYATMQPWQKSADTPDTPVTPIPAELQKYLLPTNNCQSTDSSIIALASSITQGSSSAKDRATKLFNWVRDNIGYTFYYDTNYGAVGTLNSRTANCVDTSHLLVALSRASGIPARYVHGVCKFSSGTWYGHVWAQLYVDGTWYNADAISYRNSLGVINNWNTASYTLKGIYAALPF; encoded by the coding sequence ATGAAGCGACATTTGTTGCTTGCAATGTTACTGTTATTTAGCATAACATTGCTGAGTACGGATTATATATATGCCACCACACCAAACCAGCAAAACTCAGATATAATCGCGAATACCAATATTGTCGGTGAAATTACAGCGGACGTCCAGCAAGACGTCAAAAGTACAGCGAATATTCAACAAACAACTGTTGGAACTCTTAATGATGTTCAAGCAGTTAGTAATACGGTAACAAGCCAAAAAGCGACCAAAAATGCAGTAAAAACAGTCAGTAGCAGTGTAACTTCTTATAAAAGCAGTAAAAATTCAGTTAAAATTCAGAGCGCATCAGAGGCAGCAGGAGATGTAAATAATAATAAAGCTGCGGGGACTCAAACTACTGTCAAAAGTACGACAGTAACGTATACTTTGAGTAATATTAAAGATGCAGCTTCAAGGGTAAAAATCTTTGTTGAATCTAAAAAGAAATTACCAAAATATGTGCAGATGGGTACAAGACAGATAACAATGCCACAGTTCTTGCAGTTGTTAACAGCAGGATTAACCCAGGTAAATAGGGGATCAACAGGATCAATAACGCTGAAAAGTGTAGAAACCTCGTTGAAACCAACACAAAACCTGAAAAGTGGAACCATTAAAAAATCAGAGTATCTTGTAATAGCAGGGAGGATAAATTCATTCATTAATTCGAATGGAAGGATTCCGAACTTTGCATCAAGTTCTCTAGGGAAAATTCAGTACGAATCGCTTGTGTACATGTATTCAAGAATAATGAATTACCAAAGCGTTAATAAAGACCTGCCAAATTATGCAACCATGCAACCATGGCAAAAATCTGCAGATACACCGGATACACCAGTCACACCAATACCAGCAGAACTACAAAAATATCTGCTACCAACTAACAATTGCCAGTCAACAGATTCAAGTATAATAGCACTTGCATCGTCAATTACACAGGGATCAAGTTCGGCAAAGGACCGAGCAACCAAACTGTTCAATTGGGTAAGGGATAATATTGGTTATACCTTTTACTACGACACCAACTATGGTGCAGTGGGAACCCTAAATTCAAGAACAGCTAACTGTGTTGACACATCACACCTACTTGTGGCACTTTCAAGGGCCTCAGGAATACCAGCAAGATATGTGCATGGGGTGTGCAAGTTCAGTAGTGGAACATGGTACGGACATGTATGGGCTCAGCTCTACGTGGATGGAACATGGTACAATGCAGATGCAATAAGCTACAGAAACTCTCTTGGAGTTATAAATAATTGGAATACAGCCTCGTATACTTTAAAGGGCATCTATGCAGCATTGCCTTTTTAA
- a CDS encoding flavodoxin family protein, with the protein MKVVGFVGSPREGGNTEIMVKEILKGASESGAETEIFNLNKLNIKPCQACMHCKSNEGECATDDDMQSIYKEIMESDAFVLGSPIYMWQMSAQAKLFTDRLYAPMGFEEKFCKTSSALVFSQGNPDIDSFEAYINSTKQVFDLLGYTVKGVLISAGDQSPGDVKNKDDILKKAREIGKDLVK; encoded by the coding sequence ATGAAAGTAGTAGGATTTGTAGGTAGCCCAAGAGAGGGTGGAAACACCGAAATTATGGTTAAAGAAATATTAAAAGGAGCTTCGGAAAGTGGAGCTGAAACAGAAATTTTCAATCTGAATAAACTCAATATCAAACCATGTCAGGCATGTATGCACTGTAAAAGTAACGAAGGTGAATGTGCAACCGATGATGATATGCAGTCAATTTATAAAGAAATAATGGAAAGCGATGCATTTGTACTTGGATCACCAATTTATATGTGGCAGATGTCAGCTCAGGCAAAACTATTCACAGACAGATTATATGCACCAATGGGTTTTGAGGAAAAATTCTGTAAAACATCATCTGCACTGGTTTTTTCACAGGGTAACCCTGATATAGATAGTTTTGAGGCATATATAAATTCCACAAAACAAGTGTTCGACCTTTTAGGTTACACTGTTAAGGGTGTACTTATCTCAGCAGGAGATCAAAGCCCTGGAGATGTTAAAAATAAGGATGATATTCTCAAAAAAGCCAGAGAAATAGGTAAAGATCTGGTTAAATAA
- a CDS encoding MarR family winged helix-turn-helix transcriptional regulator: MSKGSLCDCLYLTSNRLSRVLTKMAEEEFKSTGLFPSQALALMIINKKPGISQNDLSKELDIKPSTTSRFIDKLEHKNLVKRKIVGKSSFLYPTDNGIALMEKIDASWQNLFKRYSEVLGLEEAIKLTNSVHNAVNKLEKEL, encoded by the coding sequence ATGAGCAAAGGATCTTTATGTGATTGTCTATATTTAACAAGCAACAGATTATCGAGAGTATTAACCAAAATGGCCGAAGAGGAGTTCAAATCAACAGGACTTTTCCCATCACAAGCCCTGGCATTAATGATTATCAATAAAAAACCGGGAATATCCCAAAATGATCTAAGTAAGGAACTGGATATAAAACCATCAACAACATCACGTTTTATAGACAAACTAGAACATAAAAACCTTGTTAAAAGGAAAATCGTGGGAAAATCATCCTTCCTTTATCCAACTGACAATGGAATAGCACTAATGGAAAAAATAGATGCCTCATGGCAAAATCTATTTAAACGGTATTCGGAAGTTTTAGGATTAGAAGAAGCAATAAAATTGACAAACTCTGTTCACAATGCAGTAAACAAACTTGAAAAAGAGTTATAA